The Pochonia chlamydosporia 170 chromosome 1, whole genome shotgun sequence genome window below encodes:
- a CDS encoding MYB DNA-binding domain-containing protein (similar to Metarhizium acridum CQMa 102 XP_007807937.1) produces MPLTVVERVASPQKAGLHQPRCCSQTHACRQNRRRANKELVLRALIFTLPWFFYSRYFFSRIDADDTCFFRIQIMQQWQVGPVPDYVYTNSTHPPNDMHNHPYQPDMARRTDQRIDFPYGTPQSGMPPQQQQQQQPHHPTPVQPPMNVPQPPNAAAAQQQAPTPTPAQQSRQRKRPAPNTAPSPATGAPAAPVAASQVQPPVPTPPTPQNAPPPPQPQPPTDDANTTPVQPPPAKKSRTNTPWTPQEELRLKQMRDSGNSWAEIAKTFPTRTEGSVKKHWYKDMHYAEFAEDESQALMNAIKEYENNKWKVIGQKVGKPAKACEQYAKEHFPDLFSNSKGR; encoded by the exons ATGCCGCTTACCGTGGTTGAGCGCGTCGCCAGCCCTCAAAAAGCTGGGCTACACCAGCCGCGTTGTTGCAGCCAGACCCATGCCTGTCGCCAGAATCGCCGCCGCGCAAACAAAGAACTTGTCCTGCGTGCGCTCATCTTTACCTTGCCCTGGTTCTTTTATTCTCGCTACTTCTTTTCCAGAATTGATGCTGACGATACCTGTTTCTTTCGCATCCAGATCATGCAGCAGTGGCAGGTCGGCCCCGTGCCGGACTATGTTTACACCAACTCCACTCATCCACCCAACGACATGCA CAATCACCCCTACCAACCTGATATGGCACGGCGAACCGATCAGCGTATAGACTTTCCATACGGTACTCCGCAATCCGGCATGCcacctcagcagcagcagcagcagcagccgcacCATCCAACTCCAGTTCAACCACCGATGAATGTTCCCCAACCTCCAAACGCTGCAGCTGCTCAACAGCAGGCCCCGACCCCAACCCCGGCGCAACAAAGTCGCCAGCGAAAGCGACCTGCTCCAAATACTGCCCCGTCTCCGGCTACAGGAGCACCCGCCGCTCCTGTTGCGgcaagccaagttcaaccaCCGGTCCCAACTCCTCCCACACCACAGAatgctcctcctccacctcaGCCACAACCACCGACAGATGATGCCAATACCACACCGGTGCAGCCGCCTCCGGCTAAGAAGAGTCGAACCAATACCCCATGGACGCCTCAAGAAGAATTGCGGTTGAAACAGATGCGGGATTCCGGTAACAGCTGGGCAGAAATTGCGAAG ACATTCCCGACGCGAACAGAGGGCTCGGTGAAGAAGCATTGGTACAAG GACATGCATTACGCCGAGTTCGCTGAAGACGAG AGTCAAGCCCTGATGAACGCAATCAAGGAGTACGAAAACAACAAATGGAAAGTCATTGGCCAAAAAGTTGGCAAACCGGCAAAG GCATGTGAACAGTATGCAAAGGAGCATTTCCCAG ATCTCTTCTCGAACAGCAAGGGGAGGTAA
- a CDS encoding glycoside hydrolase, family 16 (similar to Cordyceps militaris CM01 XP_006673243.1), producing MLRSVVLTTVLGACSALAAKCSLTQKCPQDSPCCSQYGECGVGAYCLGGCDPRMSYNLSSCVPAPVCSDRTTKFTNLDSIVDISEYLGDSSKKDWVAQGEPASKDGSVLLTMPKNSVGTVLASTTYMWYGNVKAKFKTSRGRGVVTAFILLSDVKDEIDYEFVGVDLQTAQTNYYFQGIPDYHNSGNISLSDTFHNFHEYEIRWTPDKIEWLVDGQVGRSKDRKDTWNETSQSWMFPQTPARVQLSIWPGGAATNAKGTVDWAGGSMDWDAEDIKKAGYFYATFSEVTIECYDAKNAPGTNNGKSYTYNNAKGTNDTVVDGKADTVLGSFDGTGFNMKKDEASASQSGNSPKKTQATIPGGGSSGSGQDHSGKSGNSGGSGSDGSGGSGGNSGSGGSGGSSGCDSKTFNQDCNGGSDTTGKSGNGKNSGTRASASALAMIIAGCALFWL from the exons ATGTTGCGCTCGGTTGTTCTCACCACCGTCCTGGGTGCTTGCTCTGCCCTGGCAGCAAAGTGCTCGCTCACGCAGAAATGTCCCCAGGATTCTCCTTGCTGCTCCC AATATGGCGAGTGCGGTGTTGGCGCCTACTGTCTCGGAGGCTGTGATCCACGCATGTCCTATAATCTTTCCTCTTGCGTCCCGGCTCCAGTTTGCTCAGACAGAACCACCAAGTTCACGAACCTCGATAGCATTGTCGATATCAGCGAATACCTCGGGGATTCTAGCAAGAAGGACTGGGTAGCTCAAGGAGAGCCCGCTTCCAAGGACGGAAGCGTTTTGCTCACCATGCCCAAGAACAGTGTCGGAACTGTTCTGGCGTCTACTACGTACATGTGGTACggcaatgtcaaggccaagttcaagaccagccgtggccgtggtgtGGTTACCGCCTTCATTCTGCTCTCCGATGTTAAGGACGAAATTGACTACGAATTCGTCGGCGTCGACCTCCAAACTGCGCAGACCAACTACTACTTCCAGGGTATTCCTGACTACCATAACTCTGGCAACATCAGCTTGTCTGACACTTTCCACAACTTCCACGAGTACGAGATTCGCTGGACCCCGGACAAGATTGAGTGGCTTGTCGATGGCCAGGTCGGCCGCTCCAAGGATCGCAAGGACACCTGGAACGAGACTTCGCAAAGCTGGATGTTTCCCCAGACCCCTGCTCGTGTTCAGTTGTCTATCTGGCCTGGCGGTGCTGCCACCAATGCTAAAGGTACCGTTGACTGGGCTGGTGGCTCCATGGACTGGGATGCCGAGGACATCAAGAAAGCCGGTTACTTCTATGCCACCTTCTCCGAAGTCACTATTGAGTGCTACGATGCTAAGAACGCTCCGGGTACCAACAATGGAAAGAGCTACACCTACAACAATGCCAAGGGAACCAACGACaccgttgttgatggcaaggcCGACACTGTTCTTGGGTCGTTTGATGGTACAGGCttcaacatgaagaaggacgaagCTTCTGCCTCACAGAGTGGCAACTCCCCCAAGAAAACTCAGGCAACTATTCCCGGCGGTGGTAGCAGCGGAAGCGGCCAAGACCACAGCGGCAAGTCTGGTAATTctggcggcagcggcagcgacGGCTCTGGTGGTTCCGGTGGTAACTCTGGATCTGGCGGTTCTGGCGGCAGCAGTGGCTGTGATTCCAAGACGTTCAACCAGGACTGCAACGGTGGCAGTGACACTACCGGCAAGAGTGGCAATGGCAAGAATAGCGGTACCCGAGCGAGCGCCAGTGCATTGGCCATGATCATCGCTGGATGCGCTCTGTTCTGGCTGTAA
- a CDS encoding NAD(P)-binding domain-containing protein (similar to Metarhizium robertsii ARSEF 23 XP_007818625.1), translating into MSTRTIAFLGATGGCGLSALKRSVAAGYTCIALCRTPSKMEALFPEKPANLILKQGNAHDAIAVGEVLLNPSNPTTMVDAVNFSIGGNVHANLTMDDPDVCKKGIAALLSALDTLRKNGVSGKPLIAVVSTTGISEHGRDVPLLFVPLYHVGLKAPHADKKVAEQNLYKSSERFVLVRPSLLQDGEKADRKIRVHVESEKGVEQKEVGYFISREDVGRWMFENLLREADKVNQYERKAVGLTW; encoded by the coding sequence atgtccacCAGAACAATTGCCTTCCTCGGCGCCACCGGCGGGTGCGGTCTCTCAGCGCTCAAGCGCTCCGTCGCCGCAGGCTACACATGCATCGCGCTCTGCCGCACGCCGTCCAAGATGGAGGCCCTCTTCCCTGAGAAGCCTGCCAACCTGATCCTCAAGCAGGGCAACGCGCACGACGCCATCGCCGTAGGCGAAGTGCTCCTCAACCCGTCCAACCCAACTACCATGGTCGACGCCGTCAACTTCTCCATCGGGGGCAACGTCCACGCCAACCTGACCATGGACGACCCGGACGTGTGCAAGAAGGGCATCGCGGCGCTGCTCTCCGCCCTCGACACCTTACGAAAGAACGGCGTCTCGGGAAAGCCCCTCATCGCGGTGGTCAGCACGACGGGCATCTCAGAGCACGGCAGGGACGTGCCGCTGCTGTTTGTGCCGCTGTATCATGTTGGGCTGAAGGCTCCCCATGCGGACAAGAAGGTCGCGGAGCAAAATCTGTACAAGAGCAGCGAGAGGTTCGTGCTGGTGCGCCCGAGCTTGCTGCAGGATGGGGAGAAGGCCGATAGGAAGATTCGCGTGCATGTGGAGAGCGAGAAGGGCGTCGAGCAGAAGGAGGTTGGGTATTTTATCTCGAGGGAGGATGTTGGACGGTGGATGTTTGAGAACTTGCTGAGGGAGGCGGATAAGGTGAATCAGTATGAGCGCAAGGCCGTGGGCTTAACTTGGTAG
- a CDS encoding carboxy-cis,cis-muconate cyclase (similar to Metarhizium acridum CQMa 102 XP_007807941.1): MLTQLLLAAATASALSIPSNNMTGTAKLLLGTPNTISIADFDGTKFSIASKKSFSGNPTWMVFDEGKLYAVDENSATTHLLKVDLAGNKIDEVSTTSGSNGVVHLELTKDKTQMLGAAYGSAAIDVFDTQGGLKYVKSIKSDDQVGPNPTRQDKPHPHQSVMDPSGRFFAVNDLGTDKILILDSQDGFKIVNHVPVQPGGCGPRHGAFHPVGAEKASHYVVLCEIKNLVVTYSLKYGGAKGIEFTEVQSISTFKSQADMPATAAAGELVIAPDNKSVYVSNRLTGGDTDNIAHFRVAGNDFKLEFVGLTSTGGKLPRMFSVSTDGKTLLVGNQDGKLGLVALKRNDDGSLVQAPVASLEMSQFPGEKAGPSFVQQVA; this comes from the coding sequence ATGCTGACACAATTACTTCTCGCGGCTGCAACAGCAAGCGCGTTAAGCATCCCGAGCAACAATATGACAGGAAcagccaagctcctcctcggcacacccaacaccatctccattgcCGACTTTGATGGCACTAAATTTAGCATTGCTTCAAAGAAGAGCTTCTCCGGGAACCCAACATGGATGGTATTTGACGAAGGCAAGCTGTACGCTGTGGATGAAAACAGCGCCACGACACATCTCCTTAAAGTCGATCTTGCAGGCAACAAGATCGACGAAGTGTCCACcaccagcggcagcaacGGCGTCGTGCACCTCGAActcaccaaggacaagacgCAGATGCTCGGAGCGGCGTACGGATCCGCCGCAATCGACGTCTTTGACACCCAAGGCGGACTAAAGTACGTCAAGTCCATCAAGTCGGATGACCAGGTCGGCCCCAATCCAACCCGCCAGGACAAACCGCACCCTCACCAGTCTGTGATGGACCCCTCAGGTCGTTTCTTCGCCGTCAATGACCTCGGCACGGACAAGATCCTCATCCTCGACAGCCAGGACGGCTTCAAGATCGTGAACCACGTCCCCGTTCAGCCTGGCGGCTGTGGTCCCCGACACGGCGCCTTCCACCCTGTCGGTGCGGAAAAGGCATCCCACTACGTTGTTCTCTGTGAGATTAAGAACCTCGTCGTGACGTACTCGCTCAAGTATGGCGGTGCCAAGGGCATCGAGTTTACGGAGGTGCAGTCCATTTCTACGTTCAAGTCCCAGGCCGATATGCCGGCTACGGCTGCGGCGGGAGAACTCGTCATTGCGCCGGATAACAAGAGCGTCTATGTGTCGAATCGCTTGACGGGCGGGGATACGGATAACATTGCGCACTTTCGTGTGGCGGGTAATGACTTCAAGTTGGAGTTTGTAGGGCTGACGTCTACGGGGGGCAAGTTGCCGCGCATGTTTAGTGTTTCGACGGATGGGAAGACGTTGTTGGTTGGGAATCAGGATGGCAAGCTGGGTCTTGTGGCGTTGAAGAGGAACGATGATGGTAGCTTGGTGCAGGCTCCGGTTGCGAGTTTGGAGATGAGTCAGTTCCCTGGGGAGAAGGCTGGTCCGTCGTTTGTGCAGCAGGTTGCTtga
- a CDS encoding NADP-dependent glycerol dehydrogenase (similar to Metarhizium acridum CQMa 102 XP_007807944.1) has product MSFGKTVTLNSGHAIPRVGYGTWQAAPGEVGNGVYEALKTGYRHLDLAKIYGNQKEVGEGIKRAYADIPGLKREDIFITSKLWNNKHDPADVEKALDDTLAELQLEYLDLYLIHWPVAFKSGDDKFPKVASGTEVDISRSVTISQTWKAMTELPKSKTRSVGVSNFSIEHLEGVIAATGVVPAVNQIERHPRIPNLPLIEYCAKKNIIITAYSAFGNNSWNVPLLVNTPEVKAIADRLGAAQGKTVTAAQVIVAWSVLGNHTVIPKSVTPSRIRENFQEVELDDQAIQDLKKLGETPQRFNIPTTYNPKWNINIFNDDKEKDAALQVLIK; this is encoded by the exons ATGTCTTTCGGAAAGACCGTCACCCTCAACTCTGGCCACGCTATCCCTCGGGTTGGATATGGCACCTGGCAAGCTGCTCCTGGCGAGGTTGGCAATGGTGTTTATGAGGCTCTCAAGACCGGCTACCGCCACCTTGATCTGGCCAAGATTTATGGCAACCAGAAGGAGGTTGGCGAGGGCATTAAGCGTGCCTACGCTGACATTCCCGGCCTCAAGCGTGAAGACATCTTCATTACCTCCAAGCTGTGGAACAACAAACACGACCCTGCagatgttgagaaggcgcTCGACGACACCCTGGCTGAGCTGCAGCTGGAATACCTCGAT CTCTACCTCATCCACTGGCCTGTTGCTTTCAAATCCGGCGACGACAAGTTCCCCAAGGTTGCCAGCGGCACTGAGGTCGATATCAGCCGCAGCGTCACCATTTCACAGACCTGGAAGG CCATGACCGAGCttcccaagtccaagaccCGCTCTGTCGGAGTTTCCAATTTCAGCATCGAGCAT CTTGAGGGAGTCATTGCTGCCACCGGCGTTGTCCCTGCTGTCAACCAGATCGAGCGTCACCCTCGTATCCCCAACCTTCCTCTGATCGAATATTgcgccaagaagaacatcaTTATCACTGCGTACTCCGCTTTCGGTAACAACAGCTGGAACGTCCCTCTGCTCGTCAATACCCCCGAGGTCAAGGCTATTGCCGACCGTCTCGGTGCCGCCCAAGGAAAGACCGTTACTGCTGCCCAGGTCATTGTTGCCTGGTCCGTCCTCGGCAACCACACCGTCATTCCCAAGTCTGTTACTCCATCTCGCATTCGTGAGAACTTCCAGGAGGTTGAGCTTGATGACCAGGCCATCCAGGACCTTAAGAAGCTCGGCGAGACCCCTCAGCGATTCAACATTCCCACCACTT ATAACCCCAAGTGgaacatcaacatcttcaatgatgacaaggagaaggatgccgCTCTGCAGGTCCTTATCAAGTAA
- a CDS encoding ATP dependent RNA helicase (Dbp9) (similar to Neosartorya fischeri NRRL 181 XP_001260857.1) — MKRKLDQNGVPSPEPENQKRTKSETESPADAELTFADLGLDPRLVQAVAEQKFLKPTLVQRKAIPLALNGKDVLCKSKTGSGKTAAYILPVLSAILKKKSNESVAATTALILVPTRELADQVFKVIEQFSTFCAKDVRAVKLTDKLSDAVQRSLLSTNPDIVISTPARAWYNVKSNQSALSLDKLTHLVLDEADLLLSYGYDEDLENLSWSIPKGIQTTMMSATLTAEVDSLKKIFYRDNAPTLLDLEEPDEEGEGVTQLVTKCAEDEKFLLAYIIFKLQLVKGKCIIFVGDVDRCYRLKLFFEQFGIRSCILNSELPVNSRIHVVEEFNRNVYDIIIASDEKEVLGNEEKADEEENNEGAENADSDAEKEEQRPKKKRKGSKRDKEYGVSRGIDFKNVAAVINFDLPTSASSYTHRIGRTARAGKAGMALSFVIPKEQFRKHMPTTIQSAENDEKVLARITRQQAKKGKEIKPYNFNTKQVEAFRYRMNDALRAVTKVAVREARTRELRQELLKSEKLKRYFEENPSEINHLRHDGELRTARQQAHLKHIPEYLLPENGKKGLTESDIGFVPLRKPGKLRGQRKGKGTKRGGFRVGGRKGDPLKTFKARRRAK, encoded by the exons ATGAAGCGCAAGCTCGATCAGAATGGCGTACCGTCGCCGGAACCCGAGAATCAAAAACGCACAAAATCAGAAACAGAATCACCAGCAGATGCAGAGCTTACCTTTGCTGACCTTGGATTGGACCCTCGCCTCGTCCAGGCCGTCGCCGAACAGAAGTTTCTCAAGCCAACACTCGTCCAACGCAAAGCCATTCCTCTTGCATTGAACGGGAAAGATGTCCTTTGCAAGTCCAAGACTGGCTCTGGAAAGACTGCTGCGTACATTCTCCCTGTGCTGTCTGCTATCCTGAAGAAAAAGAGC AACGAGTCTGTCGCCGCTACGACCGCTTTAATATTGGTACCGACTCGAGAGCTTGCAGACCAAGTCTTCAAAGTCATTGAGCAATTCTCCACGTTCTGTGCCAAGGATGTCCGCGCCGTGAAACTGACGGACAAGCTCTCTGATGCCGTACAACGATCTCTGCTGTCTACGAACCCTGATATCGTCATATCTACCCCCGCACGAGCATGGTATAATGTGAAATCGAACCAGTCCGCACTTTCTCTTGACAAACTCACCCACCTCGTACTGGATGAAGCCGATCTGCTGCTGTCGTATGGATATGACGAAGATTTGGAGAACCTGTCCTGGTCCATTCCGAAGGGGATACAGACGACCATGATGAGTGCTACTTTAACGGCAGAAGTGGATTCACTAAAGAAGATATTCTACCGCGATAACGCTCCGACTCTGCTGGACCTAGAGGAACCAGATGAGGAAGGCGAGGGAGTGACGCAGCTGGTTACAAAGTGtgccgaggatgagaagTTCCTCTTGGCTTATATCATTTTTAAGCTGCAACTAGTCAAGGGAAAatgcatcatcttcgttggCGACGTCGACCGATGTTACCGATTGAAGCTGTTCTTTGAGCAATTTGGCATTCGAAGCTGTATTTTGAACTCGGAATTACCCGTAAACTCTAGAATTCACGTCGTCGAAGAGTTTAATCGCAATGTGTACGACATCATTATTGCTTcggatgagaaggaggttCTCGGAAATGAAGAGAAGGCcgacgaggaagaaaatAACGAAGGTGCAGAGAATGCGGATTCTGATGCAGAGAAAGAGGAGCAAcggccgaagaagaagcgcaaaGGATCGAAGCGAGACAAGGAATACGGTGTTTCTCGAG GTATTGACTTCAAGAACGTTGCTGCTGTCATTAATTTCGATCTCCCCACATCTGCTTCGTCGTACACACACCGCATTGGACGTACGGCACGTGCCGGTAAGGCTGGCATGGCATTATCGTTCGTTATTCCCAAGGAACAATTCCGGAAGCACATGCCTACAACAATTCAAAGCGCCGAGAATGACGAGAAGGTGCTGGCAAGAATTACCAGGCAACAAGCTAAGAAGGGCAAGGAAATCAAGCCGTacaacttcaacaccaagcaagTGGAGGCTTTCCGATATCGTATGAATGATGCCCTTCGCGCTGTCACCAAGGTGGCTGTCCGTGAGGCGCGGACACGGGAACTACGACAAGAACTACTAAAGAGCGAAAAGCTCAAGAG GTATTTTGAAGAGAACCCATCGGAAATCAACCACCTTCGACATGATGGTGAACTGAGAACGGCGAGACAACAGGCTCATTTGAAGCATATTCCAGAGTACTTGTTACCGGAGAATGGAAAGAAGGGCCTCACGGAGAGTGACATTGGCTTCGTTCCGCTGAGGAAGCCTGGCAAGCTGCGTGGGcagaggaaaggaaagggcACAAAACGAGGCGGTTTCCGTGTTGGAGGCCGAAAAGGTGATCCTCTCAAAACGTTTAAAGCAAGGAGAAGGGCGAAATAG
- a CDS encoding secreted aspartic proteinase (similar to Metarhizium acridum CQMa 102 XP_007807942.1), translated as MASLRFTAVVISLALSVSVHAWPQIPSESRFFGEEIRADSIVSDPSSRSLPVVGESISAGTLPIPSLANRDALESSTTENNDNSLPDSLPEDEKRELPEVPISPGLLTLPIVHVERPVLQKRGVEVRLDNRSDLAYYAQLYIGNPVQKVLAQLDTGSFELWINPSCQELDPGDKQFCETVGNYDPSKSSSSQVSNLNASLRYGIGSAEITYVLDDIALVNGPAMKKVQFGVATSSKDQFAGILGIGHGIGINTAYRNFVDELADQGITKTKAYSVALGSKTDKAGVVVFGGVDSGKFTGKLAPLPIIPGKNSPDGVARFWVTLNSIQHTPENGKTTDLSTNSMPVFLDTGATLTLLPPQLANRIAQAVGAGKPDEGGFYLVSCDLATKNGTLDFNFNGVTIKVPYREIVREISGSPPSCYLGIMPSTSFALLGDTFLRSAYVLFDISKNMTYMAPYVNCGTNTQTIDASTDVASIVGKCSKQVGTDTSKPDGSPAAKPGGGNTGGGNTGDKQKESGGETLDVAWNWYGVLAAFAMGALAL; from the exons ATGGCGTCTCTTCGGTTTACGGCGGTTGTAATTTCCCTTGCTCTCTCTGTATCTGTACATGCATGGCCGCAGATTCCAAGTGAATCAAGGTTCTTCGGGGAGGAAATACGCGCCGACAGCATTGTATCTGATCCGTCGTCGAGAAGCTTGCCTGTTGTTGGGGAGAGCATATCTGCGGGAACGTTGCCGATACCGAGTCTCGCAAACCGAGATGCGTTGGAGTCGTCCACAACGGAAAATAATGATAATTCCTTGCCAGATTCGCTTCCAGAGGATGAGAAGAGGGAGCTGCCGGAGGTACCCATCTCTCCAGGTCTATTGACCTTGCCCATCGTTCACGTAGAACGGCCAGTTTTGCAAAAGAGAGGCGTTGAAGTTCGGCTTGATAATCGCTCAGACTTGGCCTATTATGCTCAAC TCTACATTGGCAACCCTGTTCAAAAGGTCCTCGCACAATTAGACACCGGATCCTTCGAGCTCTGGATCAACCCAAGCTGCCAAGAACTCGATCCAGGGGACAAGCAATTCTGTGAAACTGTAGGAAACTACGATCCTTCAAAATCGTCATCCTCACAAGTCAGCAATTTGAACGCGAGCCTGAGATACGGCATCGGTTCCGCCGAAATCACCTACGTCCTCGACGACATTGCCCTCGTCAATGGCCCCGCGATGAAGAAGGTTCAATTTGGCGTCGCAACATCCAGTAAGGATCAGTTTGCCGGTATTCTTGGCATAGGGCACGGAATCGGCATCAACACCGCGTACAGGAACTTCGTGGATGAGCTCGCCGACCAGGGaatcaccaagaccaaggcaTATAGCGTGGCACTGGGCAGCAAGACCGACAAGGCTGGCGTCGTGGTATTTGGCGGCGTAGACTCTGGCAAATTCACAGGAAAGCTGGCTCCGTTGCCGATTATTCCTGGCAAAAACTCTCCTGATGGTGTGGCACGATTCTGGGTCACGCTCAACTCGATTCAGCATACCCCTGAGAACGGCAAGACAACCGACCTGAGTACGAATTCTATGCCGGTGTTTCTGGATACAGGTGCTACGCTCACATTGCTGCCTCCCCAACTTGCGAATCGGATAGCCCAGGCGGTTGGGGCTGGGAAGCCAGACGAAGGTGGGTTTTACCTGGTCAGCTGTGATCTCGCCACCAAGAATGGCACCCTTGATTTCAACTTTAACGGGGTTACAATCAAGGTTCCCTACAGGGAAATTGTCCGAGAGATCTCAGGGTCACCGCCAAGTTGTTACCTTGGTATCATGCCGAGCACGTCGTTTGCCCTGCTGGGCGACACATTCTTGCGATCCGCATATG TGCTGTTTGACATTTCAAAAAACATGACCTACATGGCGCCATATGTCAACTGCGGCACCAACACACAAACAATCGACGCATCAACGGACGTGGCATCCATAGTGGGAAAATGTTCGAAGCAAGTAGGAACCGATACATCAAAGCCGGACGGCAGCCCGGCCGCCAAGCCTGGGGGAGGAAATACCGGAGGAGGAAATACTGGGGACAAGCAAAAGGAGAGTGGAGGAGAGACCTTGGACGTGGCCTGGAATTGGTATGGCGTTTTGGCAGCATTTGCAATGGGAGCTCTCGCTCTCTGA